CTCACTTCTTGTTCTTTAGTTTTGCACTCTATTTCACGAACTCGAATTGTTTGCGAGATAGTCTGTGACTCGTTTTTCTTTTGTCTAGCAAGCTCCTTTTTATTTCCGGCGTCCCTTTCCAATTCAGCCGCGCTCGTAAGTAAAACAGCCATGGTCACGCTTCCAGCGACAAGAGCTAACAAACTGCCAACAGCTGTAAGATGAAAATTACGCAGGTCAGTCAGGTTAAGTAGTCGCCATGCAAACATGCAAGACAAGTGTTTCCTTCACAAGATAAGACCATACATCATGCATAAAAGAGTGATTGATATGATGTAATGACAATCGTtgttaaagacaaaatattattggtGTATGATTACTGATGgatttttttcactatttttcgCAGAAGTGACAACTTGtcttttaattatgtaatataGTTTTGAAAGAGTAAACGTTACAATCACACATATATGAACATACAGCTGGAactattataatttcaaatatgtccCAACTCAATTTATTTCTGTTGTTTCACATTTGGTTTATATTATACCAGCCTTAGGAGAATGTACACTATAAATACACCTTCTTCCTACCCTCCCACTTATTCAACTTACCTGTGAAAGGCATAAGCGCAGCGGCAGTCAATTCCCCAATTATGGGATCACAAGCTCCTGCTTGTTTCCTGTCTTCAGCTTCATTTCGCGGTCTTGCAGCCTTTTGTTCCTTTTGTCTAGCGTCTAAATCTGCGTCTTTttctaatttcttaaaaatcgaAACAATGGAAACTAGAACCAAGTATTAAAAACGAAAGTCTACCACGAAACAGTAGTTTTGACGCATCTAAATTCTGTCtctactttaaaaaaaatatctgtccACTAAAAAGCCTAAAGTATCTTTCCATgaagttgtaaaatatatattgttgaaagaaaaagaaaaataaacgtcaaaaaCGAGACCCGACAACGGAAGACCATCTATGCTTAGTCGAATAATAATCACACCTACCATTTTTTCCTCTTCGAACTTACTGATCACACTCTTATTTTTATCGATCTcgtttctgttcaataaaagCTCTTTCTCCTTTGCTTTTATTCTTGAGTGACACTCTTCTAAAGTGCTTCCAACCTTTGTTCTTACCGCACGTATCTGACTTTTCAATTTTTCAGTTGCTATACCGATTTTATGTAGAGATTTAAGCGGTTTCTCAGTTGAAAGTGTTTTAATAGATGTTGTTGCCATGAGTGTCTCTTTTTCGCTGAAAAGGGTTTCCCCTTCGTTTCTCAATACTGCTTGAAAATCAAGTATAAATGCCCCGCATTTCGATTCAATTTCCATCAGCTGACGCTGTATGTCAGGTTCAGTGTTGAGGCACCTTATAACTGACTGCAGTCGAGATGTAACTGTCGATAATAtctgttaaaaacaaacatagttgttcctatttattatattatttgcgGTGGTATTTTTGGTATTGCAAATagttaaaacagtttatttccctttCGTCAAATTCCTTAACTGTGA
The Mya arenaria isolate MELC-2E11 chromosome 12, ASM2691426v1 DNA segment above includes these coding regions:
- the LOC128210949 gene encoding uncharacterized protein LOC128210949 translates to MDSDWILSTVTSRLQSVIRCLNTEPDIQRQLMEIESKCGAFILDFQAVLRNEGETLFSEKETLMATTSIKTLSTEKPLKSLHKIGIATEKLKSQIRAVRTKVGSTLEECHSRIKAKEKELLLNRNEIDKNKSVISKFEEEKMKLEKDADLDARQKEQKAARPRNEAEDRKQAGACDPIIGELTAAALMPFTAVGSLLALVAGSVTMAVLLTSAAELERDAGNKKELARQKKNESQTISQTIRVREIECKTKEQEVRAIESDISRLINEQNSLSDVSNLLFKVVDSIMRLQFVFKNMEATFRDTYQKTKVLKAFEKKYTLGPEMLEMANSLLDKTKKRWNEMENELVQQELVVKAGSSLTFVTKNKGRTCLNF